One Pseudochaenichthys georgianus chromosome 4, fPseGeo1.2, whole genome shotgun sequence DNA window includes the following coding sequences:
- the rubcn gene encoding run domain Beclin-1-interacting and cysteine-rich domain-containing protein isoform X2: MEISAEEEAEERRKEQWKLLSSLKTTVEGLVSTNNPNVWSRYGGLQRLHKDMNNILSHGLKNEQVYYKQRDYWPFVWCVRYISPHLASHVEQFGHLEPVLSSGLRNAGESYKAERWLLHSLQVHMLSAQLRPLLRHMGHTSKYYNGHAFLLSEPHVTAMFQCLEAVEQNNPKLLAQVDTFGLSPLKGSTCLGLLKSQSLCVLPGAGTAWRNADSAPRGESLNRRLTTSNCSLREAFATSHNSGSTTGVGPQNSNSTNPTSSSTGDPWLCVSRPGESKRGMTPPLSPGSIPGTSLSESPSPTSFQPDAGDSCDCDYDDGPEYLAIGNLGQRSRCESQSSTQNSEVDFTPDLSMQRGPLAPSPPRRSSFSEGQRGPGRGSRGHTRSLSDTGINQKLRNESAGQDCCIKNYSPFSPQRKDVSTPSSLYMESHGSQCSIVSDGMFRKPSEGQSLISYLSEQDFGSCADLEKENAHFSISESLIAAIELMKYNLRRQQEAGEEEGDSDNEIQQLKQKIRLRRQQIRRSRLPPCANSQQLFHSTDSGGSRRSSQDSYQGLSDSGSAEEVEECELQDGCEGQSLLAVSQNGLSLSLASLFTDADIKRSMSSSNRSFLSSESISPAFLQSNSAESVAMGLLRQFEGMQLPAASELDWLVPEHDAPQKLLPIPDSLPISPDDGEHADIYKLRIRVRGNLEWAPPRPQIIFNIHPAPKRKIVVAKQNYRCAGCGTRIDPDYIKRLRYCEYLGRYFCQCCHENAQAVVPGRVLRKWDFSKYYVSNFARDLLSKIAGDPLFNPNDINSGLYKKNKALEVVRVLRVQLFHMKNLFKTCRFAKEVLDQFDSLPGHLTEDLHLFSLNDLSAVRNGDLTPRMKELLKHGTSHAAGCVLCQAKGFVCEFCGNEKDIIFPFQLNKCQRCEECHACYHRNCFRTGKDCPRCQRLAERRERLARKNMEEQEDEGGGP; this comes from the exons GAAGGAGCAATGGAAGCTGCTGTCCAGCCTGAAGACCACAGTGGAGGGTCTCGTGTCTACCAACAACCCCAACGTGTGGTCACGTTACGGCGGCCTACAACGACTCCACAAGGACATGAACAACATCCTTAGCCATGGACTGAAGAATGAGCAG GTGTACTACAAGCAGAGAGACTACTGGCCGTTTGTGTGGTGTGTTCGCTACATCAGCCCCCACCTCGCCTCGCACGTTGAACAG TTCGGTCACCTGGAGCCGGTGCTGAGCAGCGGGCTGAGGAATGCTGGGGAGAGCTACAAGGCCGAGCGCTGGCTCCTTCACAGCTTACAGGTTCACATGCTGTCTGCTCAGCTCAGACCTCTGCTCCGGCATATGGGACATACGAGTAAATACTATAATG GTCATGCCTTTCTGCTGAGTGAGCCTCATGTGACCGCCATGTTCCAGTGTCTGGAAGCCGTGGAGCAGAATAACCCCAAACTGCTTGCCCAAGTAGACACCTTTGGG CTGTCCCCTCTGAAGGGCTCAACCTGTCTGGGCCTATTGAAGAGCCAGAGCCTGTGTGTATTGCCTGGAGCTGGTACAGCTTGGAGAAACGCAGACTCGGCTCCCAGAGGAGAATCTCTAAATCGCAGACTCACCACCTCCAACTGCTCGCTCCGAGAAGCATTCGCTACCAGCCACAACTCTGGGAGCACTACGGGAGTCGGACCCCAAAACAGCAATAGCACAA ACCCTACCTCCAGCAGCACGGGGGATCCCTGGTTGTGTGTGTCCCGGCCGGGGGAGAGCAAGCGAGGGATGACGCCACCTCTTAGCCCCGGTTCGATCCCTGGCACCTCCCTCTCAGAGTCCCCCTCGCCCACCTCCTTTCAGCCCGATGCCGGGGACTCCTGTGACTGTGACTATGACGACGGTCCGGAGTATCTGGCGATCGGTAACCTAGGGCAACGCAGCCGCTGTGAATCCCAAAGCTCCACCCAAAACAGCGAGGTGGACTTTACCCCGGACCTGTCCATGCAACGGGGTCCTCTAGCCCCGTCCCCACCGAGACGCTCCTCTTTCTCAGAGGGTCAGAGGGGGCCGGGCCGGGGGTCCCGAGGACACACCCGCTCCTTATCTGACACGGGGATCAATCAGAAACTCAGGAATG AATCGGCAGGGCAGGACTGCTGTATAAAGAACTACAGCCCTTTCTCACCTCAGCGCAAGGATGTCAGCACTCCCAGTTCCCTCTACATGGAGTCCC ATGGGTCCCAGTGCAGCATTGTTTCTGATGGGATGTTCAGGAAGCCGTCGGAGGGTCAGAGCCTCATCAGCTACCTGTCGGAGCAGGACTTTGGCAGCTGTGCTGACCTGGAGAAG GAGAACGCTCATTTCAGCATCTCAGAGTCCCTTATTGCTGCCATCGAGCTGATGAAGTACAACCTGCGGCGTCAGCAGGAGgcgggggaggaggagggggacagCGACAATGAGATCCAGCAGCTCAAACAGAAGATCCGCCTGCGCAGGCAGCAGATCAGACGCAGCCGCCTGCCGCCCTGCGCAAACTCCCAGCAGC tGTTCCACTCCACTGACAGCGGGGGCTCCAGGCGGAGCTCTCAGGACTCGTACCAGGGCCTCTCTGACTCCGGCTCAgcagaggaggtggaggagtgcGAACTGCAAG ATGGCTGTGAGGGTCAGTCCCTGCTGGCGGTGTCTCAGAATGGCCTCTCCCTGTCCCTCGCCTCACTCTTCACAG ATGCAGACATTAAGCGCAGCATGAGCTCCAGCAACAGGTCGTTTCTCAGCTCAGAGTCCAT CTCTCCCGCCTTCCTCCAGTCTAACTCAGCGGAGTCAGTAGCCATGGGTTTACTCCGGCAGTTTGAGGGCATGCAGCTCCCTGCGGCCTCCGAACTCGACTGGCTGGTCCCAGAACACGACGCTCCGCAGAAG CTGCTGCCCATCCCCGACTCTCTGCCCATCTCTCCTGATGATGGCGAACACGCAGACATCTACAAGCTGAGGATCAGGGTGAGGGGCAACCTGGAGTGGGCCCCTCCCCGACCGCAGATCATATTCAACATTCATCCCGCCCCCAA GAGGAAGATAGTTGTGGCTAAACAGAACTACCGCTGCGCTGGCTGTGGTACTCGCATCGACCCAG ATTATATCAAGCGCCTGCGTTACTGTGAATACCTCGGCCGTTACTTCTGCCAGTGTTGCCATGAGAACGCCCAGGCGGTTGTTCCCGGCCGAGTGTTGAGGAAGTGGGACTTCAGCAAGTACTATGTCAGCAACTTCGCCCGGGACCTGCTGAGCAAGATCGCAGGAGACCCTCTGTTCAACCCCAATGACATCAACAGTGGCCTGTACAAGAAGAACAAAGCTCTGGAGGTCGTCAGG gttttGAGGGTGCAGCTGTTTCACATGAAAAATCTCTTCAAGACCTGTCGCTTCGCTAAAGA ggtgctGGACCAGTTCGACAGCCTGCCAGGTCACCTCACTGAAGACCTGCACCTCTTCTCCCTCAATGACCTCTCTGCTGTACGCAACGGGGACCTGACTCCACGAATGAAAGAGCTGCTGAAACATGGCACCTCGCACGCAGCTGGCTGTGTG CTGTGCCAGGCGAAGGGCTTCGTGTGCGAGTTCTGCGGTAACGAGAAAGACATCATCTTCCCCTTCCAGCTGAACAAGTGCCAGCGCTGTGAAG AGTGCCATGCGTGCTATCATCGAAACTGCTTCCGGACAGGTAAAGACTGTCCTCGATGTCAGCGGCTGGCAGAGCGGAGGGAGAGGCTGGCACGtaaaaacatggaggaacaagaAGATGAGGGAGGTGGGCCTTAG
- the rubcn gene encoding run domain Beclin-1-interacting and cysteine-rich domain-containing protein isoform X1 codes for MEISAEEEAEERRKEQWKLLSSLKTTVEGLVSTNNPNVWSRYGGLQRLHKDMNNILSHGLKNEQVYYKQRDYWPFVWCVRYISPHLASHVEQFGHLEPVLSSGLRNAGESYKAERWLLHSLQVHMLSAQLRPLLRHMGHTSKYYNGHAFLLSEPHVTAMFQCLEAVEQNNPKLLAQVDTFGLSPLKGSTCLGLLKSQSLCVLPGAGTAWRNADSAPRGESLNRRLTTSNCSLREAFATSHNSGSTTGVGPQNSNSTNPTSSSTGDPWLCVSRPGESKRGMTPPLSPGSIPGTSLSESPSPTSFQPDAGDSCDCDYDDGPEYLAIGNLGQRSRCESQSSTQNSEVDFTPDLSMQRGPLAPSPPRRSSFSEGQRGPGRGSRGHTRSLSDTGINQKLRNGGGHRKITIIIEDPVAESAGQDCCIKNYSPFSPQRKDVSTPSSLYMESHGSQCSIVSDGMFRKPSEGQSLISYLSEQDFGSCADLEKENAHFSISESLIAAIELMKYNLRRQQEAGEEEGDSDNEIQQLKQKIRLRRQQIRRSRLPPCANSQQLFHSTDSGGSRRSSQDSYQGLSDSGSAEEVEECELQDGCEGQSLLAVSQNGLSLSLASLFTDADIKRSMSSSNRSFLSSESISPAFLQSNSAESVAMGLLRQFEGMQLPAASELDWLVPEHDAPQKLLPIPDSLPISPDDGEHADIYKLRIRVRGNLEWAPPRPQIIFNIHPAPKRKIVVAKQNYRCAGCGTRIDPDYIKRLRYCEYLGRYFCQCCHENAQAVVPGRVLRKWDFSKYYVSNFARDLLSKIAGDPLFNPNDINSGLYKKNKALEVVRVLRVQLFHMKNLFKTCRFAKEVLDQFDSLPGHLTEDLHLFSLNDLSAVRNGDLTPRMKELLKHGTSHAAGCVLCQAKGFVCEFCGNEKDIIFPFQLNKCQRCEECHACYHRNCFRTGKDCPRCQRLAERRERLARKNMEEQEDEGGGP; via the exons GAAGGAGCAATGGAAGCTGCTGTCCAGCCTGAAGACCACAGTGGAGGGTCTCGTGTCTACCAACAACCCCAACGTGTGGTCACGTTACGGCGGCCTACAACGACTCCACAAGGACATGAACAACATCCTTAGCCATGGACTGAAGAATGAGCAG GTGTACTACAAGCAGAGAGACTACTGGCCGTTTGTGTGGTGTGTTCGCTACATCAGCCCCCACCTCGCCTCGCACGTTGAACAG TTCGGTCACCTGGAGCCGGTGCTGAGCAGCGGGCTGAGGAATGCTGGGGAGAGCTACAAGGCCGAGCGCTGGCTCCTTCACAGCTTACAGGTTCACATGCTGTCTGCTCAGCTCAGACCTCTGCTCCGGCATATGGGACATACGAGTAAATACTATAATG GTCATGCCTTTCTGCTGAGTGAGCCTCATGTGACCGCCATGTTCCAGTGTCTGGAAGCCGTGGAGCAGAATAACCCCAAACTGCTTGCCCAAGTAGACACCTTTGGG CTGTCCCCTCTGAAGGGCTCAACCTGTCTGGGCCTATTGAAGAGCCAGAGCCTGTGTGTATTGCCTGGAGCTGGTACAGCTTGGAGAAACGCAGACTCGGCTCCCAGAGGAGAATCTCTAAATCGCAGACTCACCACCTCCAACTGCTCGCTCCGAGAAGCATTCGCTACCAGCCACAACTCTGGGAGCACTACGGGAGTCGGACCCCAAAACAGCAATAGCACAA ACCCTACCTCCAGCAGCACGGGGGATCCCTGGTTGTGTGTGTCCCGGCCGGGGGAGAGCAAGCGAGGGATGACGCCACCTCTTAGCCCCGGTTCGATCCCTGGCACCTCCCTCTCAGAGTCCCCCTCGCCCACCTCCTTTCAGCCCGATGCCGGGGACTCCTGTGACTGTGACTATGACGACGGTCCGGAGTATCTGGCGATCGGTAACCTAGGGCAACGCAGCCGCTGTGAATCCCAAAGCTCCACCCAAAACAGCGAGGTGGACTTTACCCCGGACCTGTCCATGCAACGGGGTCCTCTAGCCCCGTCCCCACCGAGACGCTCCTCTTTCTCAGAGGGTCAGAGGGGGCCGGGCCGGGGGTCCCGAGGACACACCCGCTCCTTATCTGACACGGGGATCAATCAGAAACTCAGGAATG GAGGGGGCCATCGAAAAATCACCATAATAATAGAAGATCCGGTGGCAG AATCGGCAGGGCAGGACTGCTGTATAAAGAACTACAGCCCTTTCTCACCTCAGCGCAAGGATGTCAGCACTCCCAGTTCCCTCTACATGGAGTCCC ATGGGTCCCAGTGCAGCATTGTTTCTGATGGGATGTTCAGGAAGCCGTCGGAGGGTCAGAGCCTCATCAGCTACCTGTCGGAGCAGGACTTTGGCAGCTGTGCTGACCTGGAGAAG GAGAACGCTCATTTCAGCATCTCAGAGTCCCTTATTGCTGCCATCGAGCTGATGAAGTACAACCTGCGGCGTCAGCAGGAGgcgggggaggaggagggggacagCGACAATGAGATCCAGCAGCTCAAACAGAAGATCCGCCTGCGCAGGCAGCAGATCAGACGCAGCCGCCTGCCGCCCTGCGCAAACTCCCAGCAGC tGTTCCACTCCACTGACAGCGGGGGCTCCAGGCGGAGCTCTCAGGACTCGTACCAGGGCCTCTCTGACTCCGGCTCAgcagaggaggtggaggagtgcGAACTGCAAG ATGGCTGTGAGGGTCAGTCCCTGCTGGCGGTGTCTCAGAATGGCCTCTCCCTGTCCCTCGCCTCACTCTTCACAG ATGCAGACATTAAGCGCAGCATGAGCTCCAGCAACAGGTCGTTTCTCAGCTCAGAGTCCAT CTCTCCCGCCTTCCTCCAGTCTAACTCAGCGGAGTCAGTAGCCATGGGTTTACTCCGGCAGTTTGAGGGCATGCAGCTCCCTGCGGCCTCCGAACTCGACTGGCTGGTCCCAGAACACGACGCTCCGCAGAAG CTGCTGCCCATCCCCGACTCTCTGCCCATCTCTCCTGATGATGGCGAACACGCAGACATCTACAAGCTGAGGATCAGGGTGAGGGGCAACCTGGAGTGGGCCCCTCCCCGACCGCAGATCATATTCAACATTCATCCCGCCCCCAA GAGGAAGATAGTTGTGGCTAAACAGAACTACCGCTGCGCTGGCTGTGGTACTCGCATCGACCCAG ATTATATCAAGCGCCTGCGTTACTGTGAATACCTCGGCCGTTACTTCTGCCAGTGTTGCCATGAGAACGCCCAGGCGGTTGTTCCCGGCCGAGTGTTGAGGAAGTGGGACTTCAGCAAGTACTATGTCAGCAACTTCGCCCGGGACCTGCTGAGCAAGATCGCAGGAGACCCTCTGTTCAACCCCAATGACATCAACAGTGGCCTGTACAAGAAGAACAAAGCTCTGGAGGTCGTCAGG gttttGAGGGTGCAGCTGTTTCACATGAAAAATCTCTTCAAGACCTGTCGCTTCGCTAAAGA ggtgctGGACCAGTTCGACAGCCTGCCAGGTCACCTCACTGAAGACCTGCACCTCTTCTCCCTCAATGACCTCTCTGCTGTACGCAACGGGGACCTGACTCCACGAATGAAAGAGCTGCTGAAACATGGCACCTCGCACGCAGCTGGCTGTGTG CTGTGCCAGGCGAAGGGCTTCGTGTGCGAGTTCTGCGGTAACGAGAAAGACATCATCTTCCCCTTCCAGCTGAACAAGTGCCAGCGCTGTGAAG AGTGCCATGCGTGCTATCATCGAAACTGCTTCCGGACAGGTAAAGACTGTCCTCGATGTCAGCGGCTGGCAGAGCGGAGGGAGAGGCTGGCACGtaaaaacatggaggaacaagaAGATGAGGGAGGTGGGCCTTAG
- the rubcn gene encoding run domain Beclin-1-interacting and cysteine-rich domain-containing protein isoform X3 has product MEISAEEEAEERRKEQWKLLSSLKTTVEGLVSTNNPNVWSRYGGLQRLHKDMNNILSHGLKNEQVYYKQRDYWPFVWCVRYISPHLASHVEQFGHLEPVLSSGLRNAGESYKAERWLLHSLQVHMLSAQLRPLLRHMGHTSKYYNGHAFLLSEPHVTAMFQCLEAVEQNNPKLLAQVDTFGLSPLKGSTCLGLLKSQSLCVLPGAGTAWRNADSAPRGESLNRRLTTSNCSLREAFATSHNSGSTTGVGPQNSNSTNPTSSSTGDPWLCVSRPGESKRGMTPPLSPGSIPGTSLSESPSPTSFQPDAGDSCDCDYDDGPEYLAIGNLGQRSRCESQSSTQNSEVDFTPDLSMQRGPLAPSPPRRSSFSEGQRGPGRGSRGHTRSLSDTGINQKLRNGGGHRKITIIIEDPVAESAGQDCCIKNYSPFSPQRKDVSTPSSLYMESHGSQCSIVSDGMFRKPSEGQSLISYLSEQDFGSCADLEKENAHFSISESLIAAIELMKYNLRRQQEAGEEEGDSDNEIQQLKQKIRLRRQQIRRSRLPPCANSQQLFHSTDSGGSRRSSQDSYQGLSDSGSAEEVEECELQDADIKRSMSSSNRSFLSSESISPAFLQSNSAESVAMGLLRQFEGMQLPAASELDWLVPEHDAPQKLLPIPDSLPISPDDGEHADIYKLRIRVRGNLEWAPPRPQIIFNIHPAPKRKIVVAKQNYRCAGCGTRIDPDYIKRLRYCEYLGRYFCQCCHENAQAVVPGRVLRKWDFSKYYVSNFARDLLSKIAGDPLFNPNDINSGLYKKNKALEVVRVLRVQLFHMKNLFKTCRFAKEVLDQFDSLPGHLTEDLHLFSLNDLSAVRNGDLTPRMKELLKHGTSHAAGCVLCQAKGFVCEFCGNEKDIIFPFQLNKCQRCEECHACYHRNCFRTGKDCPRCQRLAERRERLARKNMEEQEDEGGGP; this is encoded by the exons GAAGGAGCAATGGAAGCTGCTGTCCAGCCTGAAGACCACAGTGGAGGGTCTCGTGTCTACCAACAACCCCAACGTGTGGTCACGTTACGGCGGCCTACAACGACTCCACAAGGACATGAACAACATCCTTAGCCATGGACTGAAGAATGAGCAG GTGTACTACAAGCAGAGAGACTACTGGCCGTTTGTGTGGTGTGTTCGCTACATCAGCCCCCACCTCGCCTCGCACGTTGAACAG TTCGGTCACCTGGAGCCGGTGCTGAGCAGCGGGCTGAGGAATGCTGGGGAGAGCTACAAGGCCGAGCGCTGGCTCCTTCACAGCTTACAGGTTCACATGCTGTCTGCTCAGCTCAGACCTCTGCTCCGGCATATGGGACATACGAGTAAATACTATAATG GTCATGCCTTTCTGCTGAGTGAGCCTCATGTGACCGCCATGTTCCAGTGTCTGGAAGCCGTGGAGCAGAATAACCCCAAACTGCTTGCCCAAGTAGACACCTTTGGG CTGTCCCCTCTGAAGGGCTCAACCTGTCTGGGCCTATTGAAGAGCCAGAGCCTGTGTGTATTGCCTGGAGCTGGTACAGCTTGGAGAAACGCAGACTCGGCTCCCAGAGGAGAATCTCTAAATCGCAGACTCACCACCTCCAACTGCTCGCTCCGAGAAGCATTCGCTACCAGCCACAACTCTGGGAGCACTACGGGAGTCGGACCCCAAAACAGCAATAGCACAA ACCCTACCTCCAGCAGCACGGGGGATCCCTGGTTGTGTGTGTCCCGGCCGGGGGAGAGCAAGCGAGGGATGACGCCACCTCTTAGCCCCGGTTCGATCCCTGGCACCTCCCTCTCAGAGTCCCCCTCGCCCACCTCCTTTCAGCCCGATGCCGGGGACTCCTGTGACTGTGACTATGACGACGGTCCGGAGTATCTGGCGATCGGTAACCTAGGGCAACGCAGCCGCTGTGAATCCCAAAGCTCCACCCAAAACAGCGAGGTGGACTTTACCCCGGACCTGTCCATGCAACGGGGTCCTCTAGCCCCGTCCCCACCGAGACGCTCCTCTTTCTCAGAGGGTCAGAGGGGGCCGGGCCGGGGGTCCCGAGGACACACCCGCTCCTTATCTGACACGGGGATCAATCAGAAACTCAGGAATG GAGGGGGCCATCGAAAAATCACCATAATAATAGAAGATCCGGTGGCAG AATCGGCAGGGCAGGACTGCTGTATAAAGAACTACAGCCCTTTCTCACCTCAGCGCAAGGATGTCAGCACTCCCAGTTCCCTCTACATGGAGTCCC ATGGGTCCCAGTGCAGCATTGTTTCTGATGGGATGTTCAGGAAGCCGTCGGAGGGTCAGAGCCTCATCAGCTACCTGTCGGAGCAGGACTTTGGCAGCTGTGCTGACCTGGAGAAG GAGAACGCTCATTTCAGCATCTCAGAGTCCCTTATTGCTGCCATCGAGCTGATGAAGTACAACCTGCGGCGTCAGCAGGAGgcgggggaggaggagggggacagCGACAATGAGATCCAGCAGCTCAAACAGAAGATCCGCCTGCGCAGGCAGCAGATCAGACGCAGCCGCCTGCCGCCCTGCGCAAACTCCCAGCAGC tGTTCCACTCCACTGACAGCGGGGGCTCCAGGCGGAGCTCTCAGGACTCGTACCAGGGCCTCTCTGACTCCGGCTCAgcagaggaggtggaggagtgcGAACTGCAAG ATGCAGACATTAAGCGCAGCATGAGCTCCAGCAACAGGTCGTTTCTCAGCTCAGAGTCCAT CTCTCCCGCCTTCCTCCAGTCTAACTCAGCGGAGTCAGTAGCCATGGGTTTACTCCGGCAGTTTGAGGGCATGCAGCTCCCTGCGGCCTCCGAACTCGACTGGCTGGTCCCAGAACACGACGCTCCGCAGAAG CTGCTGCCCATCCCCGACTCTCTGCCCATCTCTCCTGATGATGGCGAACACGCAGACATCTACAAGCTGAGGATCAGGGTGAGGGGCAACCTGGAGTGGGCCCCTCCCCGACCGCAGATCATATTCAACATTCATCCCGCCCCCAA GAGGAAGATAGTTGTGGCTAAACAGAACTACCGCTGCGCTGGCTGTGGTACTCGCATCGACCCAG ATTATATCAAGCGCCTGCGTTACTGTGAATACCTCGGCCGTTACTTCTGCCAGTGTTGCCATGAGAACGCCCAGGCGGTTGTTCCCGGCCGAGTGTTGAGGAAGTGGGACTTCAGCAAGTACTATGTCAGCAACTTCGCCCGGGACCTGCTGAGCAAGATCGCAGGAGACCCTCTGTTCAACCCCAATGACATCAACAGTGGCCTGTACAAGAAGAACAAAGCTCTGGAGGTCGTCAGG gttttGAGGGTGCAGCTGTTTCACATGAAAAATCTCTTCAAGACCTGTCGCTTCGCTAAAGA ggtgctGGACCAGTTCGACAGCCTGCCAGGTCACCTCACTGAAGACCTGCACCTCTTCTCCCTCAATGACCTCTCTGCTGTACGCAACGGGGACCTGACTCCACGAATGAAAGAGCTGCTGAAACATGGCACCTCGCACGCAGCTGGCTGTGTG CTGTGCCAGGCGAAGGGCTTCGTGTGCGAGTTCTGCGGTAACGAGAAAGACATCATCTTCCCCTTCCAGCTGAACAAGTGCCAGCGCTGTGAAG AGTGCCATGCGTGCTATCATCGAAACTGCTTCCGGACAGGTAAAGACTGTCCTCGATGTCAGCGGCTGGCAGAGCGGAGGGAGAGGCTGGCACGtaaaaacatggaggaacaagaAGATGAGGGAGGTGGGCCTTAG